DNA from Tursiops truncatus isolate mTurTru1 chromosome 8, mTurTru1.mat.Y, whole genome shotgun sequence:
gggttcaatccctggtcggggaaccaagatcccacaggccacgcggtgaggccaaaaagtaaaaaaacccagaaaatcaaACAGTTTCAGACTCTGTATTCTGGCATTCAAGCCCTCTGCTTGCCCCCCTCCCATGACAAGATGCTCCCCATGCTCCAACCTTGCAAATTCCATATTCACAGTGTTGTCAGCATCTTCCTAGCGAAGCCGCAGAAGAATCTCTAGTTACTATTTCTATTCGGCCCCGAGCAGCCAACACTGTGTCTGATCCTCCCTCTGAGTGTCCTGCACAGGTACTTGGACAAGAAAAGGGAGACTAAGTCTCCGCTGAGCAGCTGTTTTATGTTAGGTGAGGCACCCCAATTTATAGATGGAGGAACTGAGGCTCCCAGGTAAGGTGAGTTCTCACAGCTGGTgaggggggctgggctgggattcaaacccagctctaCTGACTTTGGCATCCCTGCCCTTGAATCCACTCCCAAAGGCATCCCCACCAGACGTTTCATAATCAGTCCCAGAATCTATCCATGCTCCGTAGGGTGTGGTTGCGGGTCTGTCCCCAACCCTGGGTCCCCTGAGACCTTACCTGCAGAGGAGCCATTGCCAGCCCAGCCGCTTCTGGACATTGGGCTCTGTCCAGCTAAGGGGCTGGGTCTCCATCAGTATGAATGGCATTTGAGCTTCTGACACCGCTTTGCCACAGACAGCCCCTATCTGCACAGGCAACTGGGGGACCTGGAGGAGACTCTGGCCCTGAAGACCAGACAGCCAAGTCTGCTGGGCCCAGGAGAGCAGGGGcccctcctggccccctggcTTCTTCTAGACTTGCTGGGCTGTTCCTCCTCTATCATTCTCCTTTCCTGGGGTCACTGCCTTTTCCCTCCCCCaggtcccctcccccatcccagggTTCCTAGACTTTCCCAGGGCCTTTGCTTCACTCTCTGCTCCCCAACCACGCTCATTTTCCGGGGCTCTGCTTCCTTGTGCCTCTCTCCCCTGGTCACTTCCTCATTCCACCAACACGATGCCTCATCGGATCCTGGAGGTGCCCACTGGCTGGTGGGACAGAGAGTCTGGCTTGGGTACAATCGCCCTCCCTAAGCCTTTTCCCCACTGAACACTGCACCCCCTTCATGTCTGTCTGTCGACTTCGTCTTCCAGCTGTCTCCCTATCTCTCAGCTTCCTTGCCTCGGTTTCCCCAACCTCAGCCCCTTCTCAAGCTCTAATCCTTATATAACGCTGGGAGGTGGACTCTATTACCACCCACATTTTAGATTTAAGGACACAGAGGGGCTGAGAGTTTGGGTGACCTGCCAGGGCGCCAAAGCTGGTAACTGGCGGCTCCCAGCCAGCGCGCTCTATCTAGGCCCGGTGGCCAGCCGAGGGGTGGTCTCCCGGCTCCCCTCCGCCCCTGCTCCGCCCATAGGCTCCGCCCCCACCGACCGTAGCCCCGCCCCCGATCCGGCCCcgccctcgccccgccccgccccggctcGGGCCGCCGGAGGACCAGGAGCTGAGGACCCCGAtcccgcggcggcggcggggacgATGTGGTTCTTTGCTCGGGACCCGGTCCGGGATTTCCCGTTTGAGCTCAGCCCGGAACTCCCCGAGGGCGGCCCTCCCGGGCCCTGGGTCCTGCACCGCGGCCGTAAGAAGGTAAGAGCGACCCCGCTCCGCAGGCCGCAGCGGACCTCGGTCTCGCCTAGTCAGCGCCGCCGGCTCCGCCGCGTCGCGCCCGCCTGACGTGGCTGCGGAGCCTCTAGGGCTACGGGCCGGGCGGGGGGACGGGCAGTGCCGACGTGGCGGGCGGAAGGACCGAGGGACCGACAGGCGGACCCAACCAGGGTTACGTGGGCCCGACTCTGTCCCCAAGGGTTGACTTGGGGAGAGACCAGGCCGGCGGCCCTTCCTTTCCGGCACTGAACCAGCTCCGGGGACCATCTCGGAGGTGGAGTGGTCTGCCCGGGACCCGGCCCACACACCTGAGGCCGCTCCGCCCTCCCACAGGCCACAGGCAGCCCGGTGTCCATCTTCGTGTATGACGTGAAGCCCGGCGTCGAAGAGCAGACCCAGGTGGCCAAAGCTGCCTTCAAGCGCCTCAAAACTCTCCGGCACCCCAACATCCTGGCCTACATCGATGGGCTGGAGGTACCTACCTGCTGCTCAGTCTGCCCCGTCTCTGCCTCTCACCTTTTCCCAGTCTCCCACTCCTGGCTTCTGCCTTCCTGCCAGTTTCCAGCCCTTCTGCCCCAGCGCCCCCCAGATTTGACTTCCTcttctccacccctctccccatcATGTCTCTCATCTCGCCTTCCTCTCGCCCCATCCCCCCCTGATCCCCCGTGTCCCCTTCAGACAGACAGATGCCTCCACATAGTGACAGAGGCTGTGACCCCGCTGGGAGCGTACCTCAAGGCGCGAGCAGAGGCTGGTGACCTGAGGGAACTGGAGCTCTCCTGGGGGCTACACCAGATTGTGGtgaggtggggggcagtggtgatgagagcagggctggggggctGCAGCTACTGGGCTGTGATGGCTCCTTCTGCCCCCAGAAAGCCCTCAGCTTCCTGGTCAACGACTGCAGCCTCATCCACAACAATGTCTGCATGGCCGCTGTGTTCGTGGACCGCGCTGGCGAGTGGAAGCTTGGGGGCCTGGACTACATGTATTCCGCCCAGGGCAATGGCGGGGGACCTCCCCGCAAGGGGATCCCCGAGCTTGAGCAGTACGATCCCCCGGAGTTGGCCGACGGCAGTGGCAGAGCGGCCAGAGAGAAGTGGTGGGTGACtgcgggggggtggtggtggcatgCCCCACCCTGCCCTATTCTGGAAGCCCCTGCAGCCTCAGGACCCCTAGATTAGCTGGTACTCCCCTATCCCCTGCCACCTGACTGAGGAGGAAACTAGGGTCCTCAGGGTGGGGCCCACTCCTTGCTCCCAGGATCCTCAGGGAGGTAGGGCAGGATAAACACAGGCTTTGGGGTCAGGTGGTTCTGAATTTTAAAGTTGTGTGACCTGGGGTGGATGTCCTtgctcttctgagcctcagtttccttatctgtcaaatggggctAATGAAACGTGCTTCTCGGGGCTGATGGGAGGATTAGCTGAGGAACACAGCCCAGGGTTTGCCATGCAGTGAGTGCCTAGTGCCCAGGGTAGATTGGAGGCCTATGCTGGCAGGTGGCAGGGCCTTGAGCAGCTCTGGTCACTGCCTCAGGTCAGCTGACATGTGGCGCTTGGGCTGCCTCATCTGGGAAGTCTTCAATGGGCCCCTACCTCGTGCAGCCGCCCTTCGAAACCCTGGGAAGGTGAGTGTCTGACCCCACCCGGCCCCTCTCCACCAGCcagccagcccctgccctgaCCCTGACGCTTCTCCCACAGATCCCCAAGTCACTGGTGCCCCATTACTGTGAGCTGGTTGGAGCCAACCCCAAGGTACGTCCCAACCCAGCCCGCTTCCTGCAGAACTGCCGGGCACCTGGTGGCTTCATGAACAACCGCTTTGTGGAGACCAACCTCTTCCTGGAAGAGATTCAGGTgagtcccctgccccaccctgggcTCTGGCCCTACGTTCCTCACCCCTGTGTCCCGTCCCCACTTTATAGGCTCCCTGATCATTAGACCCCAGGAGACAAGCACAGACTGTGGAGCTAGGctgtctgggttcaaaccctggctccaACTGTCATTTACGTGTGACTTCTCTTGGCTGAAGTTCAGTCCTAATAACAGCACCTACTTCAAAGGAGCAGGGTGAGGAGTCAGTGAGTCTGACTTGCATAGTGTGgtttctggcacatagtgggGCTTAGTGACTGCTCCGGGCACTCTGTTAACTGGCACTGGCCCTGAATGTTGGGCTGTGGTGTGGGTAGCAGGGTGGGGGGTAAATGGACCAGGCCCCCAGCCTTGGGGACTCTCACTGGGGGAAAGGGACAAAAAACCCCATAAATGAGGAaagctgtgcttcctggaatgtGGATAAGTGCCGGGAAGGAAAACAGTGAAGGTTGGGTGTTTAGGGAAGGGCTCTCTCAAGGGTGATGTTTGAGCTGTGACCTGAAGGGTGTGAAGGTGGGAGTCATGGGGATGGTAACTGgtgaagaatgttccaggcagagggaacagcaaatggaAAGATGGTAAGGAGGGACCCCTCAGCTTAACCTcattgaacctcagtttccatatctgccCAGTGAGAATAACTATAGTATCTGCTGACCCATAGCACTGTTGTAGGGAATGAAGGAGGGAGGCTCTGCCCTGGACACCCGTTCTGACCCGGCCTTGTGTGGGGCACACAGAGAGGTGACTGAGAATCCAGAATGGGGGAGGAGTGACAGACACTTCCACAGACCTCGATGGTCTGTGGAATCTTGACTCAGATAGGGGCTGGGAGGCCTTCCGAGGATGGGAACATGAGCTGAAGAAGGTGCTGGAAACGCTGAGCCCTGTTGCCTCCTGGGCAGTGTAGGGACAGCAGGAGCTCTGTTACATGGAGTTCTTCTTCTCACATGGCTGGCTCTGCCGGGCTGCCCTTCTCCGTAATATGTGCCCCACAGGAAATAGGCTGTTTCTGGCAGGTCCCGATGAGAGCGTGGGAGGGCAGTGCCCAGTGGCCCCTCTTCCCATCATTGAGCGCAGCGGTGGAGAGAGCCCAGCTGTGACTCTCAGTGTGCGACCTTGGATGCGGTTTGgcctctctctgggcctttgcTCCCCTGAACCCTGTCGTCAGAGCACCAAGCCTGCCTCCCACACTAGATTGAGCTGCTCAGGGGCCAACCAGGTCCTCCCCAACCCCAGTTAGAGATCACCTCTTCTGGCCCAGGCAGCAGCTCTGGCGGTGAGGGTACAGCAGAGAGCACAGGGACTTTGGAAGCGTACAGGACAGGGTTATAATCCATGCCCTACCATTCCTGCCTGGTgaccttgagcctcagtctcctcctttgTAAATGGGGGAATGACAGCACTTCTTCACAGCCTGTAGCACAGCAGAGGTGCCACACCACCGGGTCATACCCTTCCTTGACGGCTTcttagctgtgtaactttggacaagctccttgccctctctgtgcctcagcttcctcattggATTATTTCACCTGTGTAAAGGTTTTAGCACGTAACCTGCCTGGCACGTAGTTTGTGCTCAGGAAGTGTGAGTTGTGGGTATTACAGCCTCGGGGAGGTTAGGAGGACTGAAGGAGACCATCGAGCTGACAGCCTGGCCTGTTCGGGCCCAGTGGGAGGACGAGCTCCGGGGGTAAACTgcacctcctccctgcctttccaCAGCCTGCCACGACCTCCACCCACGGGGCTGCAGGTGTGCCCAACCCAGCCAGGCCCAGGGTGCCAGAGTGAGCCCCTTGGCCTCACTAAGCCTGTTTTCTCGTCTGTGCCGTGGGGTTAATGGTACTCACACCTTGTGTCGTCCTGAGGAGCAGAGGCAACGCTGATAAAGGGCTTGATCCCCCTAGTGGCTGCTTTCACAGCAGCAGGCCAGGTGGCAGTGACAATAATGACGGTCACTGACTGAGCGCCTCCAGTGTGCCGGGCAGCTTTCATGTGCGTTTTCTGGTTGAATCCTCGGCACAGTTCTGTGAGACAGTACAGTTactaccccattttacaggtgggggaACTCGCCTaaggtcacatggctaataaATGGGAGAgtcgggatttgaacccagcccaTCTGGCACCCCAAGCTTAAGTTTACCTTCGGGTTGGAGGTGACCCCCGTCCTTGCCCGTGGCTGACGAGACCGTGACCAGGCTGATTTCCCGTTCCCTGCATCCTGTCCATGCTCCACCAGATCAAAGAGCCAGCCGAGAAGCAAAAGTTCTTCCAAGAGCTGAGCAAGAGCCTAGACTCGTTCCCTGAGGATTTCTGCCGCCACAAGGTGCTGCCCCAGCTGTTGACCGCCTTCGAGTTTGGCAGCGCAGGGGCTGTTGTCCTCACGCCCCTGTTCAAGGTGAGTGGGCCTGGAGCCTCAGGAACTGTGGGCCCAGAGACTGGCTGAGTAGGTCTGAAGGGCAGAAGAGAGGCCAAGGGCGTGGCCAGCCTCGCTGGTGTCCTTGCAGGGGCAGCCTGGTCAGGGATATCCAAGCCCACGTGACGGGgagcttttttttaatatatgtacttttttttttttaattttatttattttggctgtgttgggtctttgctgctgcgcgcgggctttctctagttgtggcgagcgggggctactcttcgttgcggtgcgcgggcttctcactgtggtgtcttctcttgctgcggagcatgggctctaggcacacgggcttcagtggttgtggctcgcgggctctagagcgcaggctcagtagttgtggtgcacacgggctctagagcgcaggctcagtagttgtggcgcacgggcttagttgctccgcggtatgtgggatcctcccggacagggctcgaacccgtgtcccctgtattggcaggcggattcttaactgcttcCCACCAGGGAGGTCCGAGGAGGAGCTTTGACATCCAGTGGTTCAGCAAGTCAGGGTCACCTGACCAGCTGTCAGGGAGGTGGTGGGGACTTCTTGTCCCTGGGCAAGGGACACCCTGTGCCTCCAAAATTCTTTTTCCAAACACTCCTTCCTTCAGAGCCTATAGCCCTTCCTCCATTTCCTCAAGACAGCCTCCCTGGTCTGACCTGGGCACTCTGGTTCCCAGGGCCCAGGGGATCACCTGCTCACCAcctcactttccttccttcctgaccaCTCGGCGCTTAGCTCTCTTGCTTCTAGGGGCTGGatcctctccccctcctcagaCCCCAGCCCACTGTTACCGGGGCGCCTGCCATTTCCCGCTCGGTGGGAGAACCCTTTCCCCAAACGAACTTGGCATGTGGGAAGCGGGGAAGACGGCAAGTAAATCTTGTGGAGCTGAGAACCCCCAGAAATCACAGGCAGAACTCTGTGGGCACGTGGTGTCTAGGTGCTTGATTATAGGGAAGGGCACAGAGCTTTTGTGAGCCTCCTAAGAAAGGCCTTGACGCAGAAGGGTTAAGGGCAGCGCTGACTGAGACGGAGTACGGGCAGAGGGGCTGCTGAGGATgtgcctgccccaccccaccgcccTCACCCCGTTCCCACCCTGGGAAATCAGCAGGGAGCCTGAGGGAGTTAAATGAGCCCAGTGAAGTCATCTCAGTCCTGTGGACGGAGCTGAGCCCCTCTTCCCGCGCCTTCTCTCAGGTGGGTAAGTTCCTCGGCGCTGCGGAGTATCAGCGGAAGATCATCCCTGTCGTGGTCAAGATGTTCTCATCGACTGACCGGGCCATGCGTATCCGCCTCCTACAACAGGTAGGGGCCACGGCACACCCTGCCTGCTTCCACCCCACCCGGACCCCACCCTGGCTGCACGGGAGGCCCCCTCctcacctccagccccaggcaggtAGCTCAAGCCCCTGCGCCGGCTACACAGAGACCCCAGAAACCCCTCCCTGAAACATACACACTGGTGAGGAACAAGCGGGGCTGTGCTCTCAGGAAGTCAGGATAATCGCAGGGCTCATTGGCAGCTTTGGGAATGCCCCGCCCGCCCGGGCTGCAGGGCTTAAACGCCTCCCCCTGCGCCGCCCAATCTCCTGGCTCGGTCCCCTCTAGAGTGGGGATAATGTCTCTCTTGCCAACCCCAGGGCAGCTGGGAGCATCATACAGGACTGATGGGATCAAGGGTGGGGGCCACCCGTGCTTCCAGGCAACATTCCCTCTCTGGTGCTCAACACACCAGCCTTCCTCACAGCGCTTCTCTGGGCGGGGGTTGCACTCCTTTTTATAGACAGGCGGTGGAGGCTCTAAGAGGGGGTGTGACCAGTTAGCCTGCTGAGCAGGACCAGAGGCCAGGCCCTCCACCTCCCATTCCCAGGCTCTTCTCAGCACCCTCCTTGCAGCCTCACCAGTCCACGTGGGCCTGAGGCCAGATGCGAGGTGGGGGCCTCAGGAGACTCCCCTGGCCAGCCAGTGCCTGCCAGGTGGAGAAACCATGTTAAGGCTGATCCCATGTCTCTGGTGAGGGGTAGAAGGGCTGACTGCCTTCTCATGCCCCAACCCGGACCACAGATGGAGCAGTTCATCCAGTACCTTGATGAGCCAACAGTCAACACCCAGATCTTTCCCCATGTCGTGCATGGCTTCCTGGACACCAACCCTGCCATCCGGGAGCAGACAGTCAAGGTGGGTGTAACCAGGCCCAGAGGGGCCACCCCTGGTTTTCTGAGGCTTAGAGGGGGCTCATCAGAGGACACACAGGCCTTGGTTTTGGCCTGTGGGTCGAGCAGGTTACGGGAGGGGCAAGCACTGTTCTGCATGTAGGTCCAGGCTGTGGGTACAGCTCGGCAGGTGGTGGGGGCAACAGGATGGGCATGACCAATAGTCCTCCATTCAGCAGACACGCTTTGTGCCCGGCCCTGTGTCCCATGCTGGGGTGCAGTATGCACAGGCAGACCAAGGTCCCTGCCTTCTTGGAGCTTCTTTtcgaggagagggggagggggcttggcagacaataaacagaattagaaaaaagtatATTATGTTAGAAAGCGATGGAGAGTGTGAAGAGTTTGCAGTTCTAAAAACAGTGATCAGGGAAGACCTTGCAGAGGAGATGTCGTTTAaggaaaaaaggtgaaaaggggTGAAGGAGGAGATTTGGAGGAAATATGTTGCCTGCAGAAGGAACaacatgtgcaaaggtcctgaggctggCGTGTACCTGGAGTGTAGGAGTAGCAGCAAGAGGTTCAGCATGGCTGAAGGGGCATGATTGCGGGCAGTGTAGTCTGAGAGGTCATGGTGGGGCCAGGGCCTCGTAGGGCATGGCAGGGACCTGTTGCATTCATGGGAGTGAGACAGGAACCCTGGGGGATTGAGCAGAGCACTGACCTGATCTGACCTGTTGCAAAACACTGTGTTGCTGTGTGGAGAACTAACTGTCAGGGCAAGGGTGGAAGCTGGGACACTGTTAAGTGCTATTACAGTGGCCCAAATGAAAGATGACAGTAGCTCAGACCTGAGTGGTAGCAGCaggtggagagaaggggcagCATTGTGAAGGTGGAGCTGACAGTATTTGGTGATGGGTAGATATGGAGTCAAGGATGGCTCCAAGGTTtctggcctgagcaactggaaggttcagttgccatttactgagaagACTGGGAggaacagtttttttgttttgtttcgtttcgttttctaaatatttatttggctgtgtcgggtcttagttgtagcatgcgggatcttttgttgcggcgcgtgggcttctctctagctgtggtgcgtgggctccagagttcacaggctcagtagttgtggctttcgggcttagttgccctgcggcatgtgggatcttagttctccgaccagtgatggaacccgcgtcccctgcattggaaggcggattcttaaccactggaccaccagggaagtccctgggaggAACAGTTTTGCGGGAGGAGGTCAGGCCCAGTCTTGGCATGTCTGTTAGCCAGGTGGACATGCACTGGTTATGTGTGTGTGAGGTTTAGGGGAGAAGTCTGGGCTGCAGGTGCGCATCTGGGCACGGTCAGCTAACAAGGGCATTCGAAGCCGTGAGATGGGTGAGCTCGCCTAGGCTGAGGTGTAAAAGATACGAGGCTTGAGGAGTAGCTCTGGGGTGTCTGAACAGTAAGATTTCAGcaaaaggagactgagaagcagCAGTAGGTGAGGTCAGAGAACCAGGAGAGGGCGGTGTCCTGGAAGAACAAGAGACCAAAGTTGCGAGGAGGAGGGAGAATTCCGGGCTGTCAAAGCTGCTGAGGGGTCAAGTTTGGTGAGGATGAAGAATTGGCCTttggatttagcaacatggagATCATTGGTGACCTCAACCCAAGCTAATTGGTAGAGAGTGTATGTGGAGGTGTTTTTGTGAAAGTCTGAGTAGAGTGCACGCAACAGAGAGCTGACGGAGAGGGATGGGAGACAGGAGTGCAAAGCAGTGGGGGTCACCTTCCTCAGCATTCTGGGCAGGGGCCAGGACCAGGTTGGGGGTCGGTTGGGGAGGGCTTTGGCGGGCTTTGTCTCCTCAGTGCCCAGGCCCACTGGTGGCCTCCAGAGTATGCCCGCTCCAGCCCACACTTTCCGCCGTCTCCCGCCCTGCAGTCCATGCTGCTCCTGGCCCCGAAGCTGAACGAGACCAACCTCAACGTGGAGCTGATGAAGCACTTCGCGCGGCTGCAGGCTAAGGATGAGCAGGGCCCCATCCGCTGCAACACCACCGTCTGCCTGGGCAAAATCGGCTCCTACCTCAGTGCCGGCGTGAGTGCCCTGCACAAGTGCCGGGAGCTCTGTCACCGTCACGGGACCACAGCCAGGTCCCCCAGAGCCAGGTCTCCTTGTGTGGGGCCTGTCATCCTCCCAGAGACCTAGGCCCTGGGTGCTCCAGCCCAGCGTCTGAGGGTGGAGTGAGTTGAACCGGTCACACCACCAGTAGGTGGTGGGTCTGGGAACCAAACCCAGGCCTGCTTGCCTCCACGGCCTTGCATCCCCTCCCCTCAGCCAGGGCCTGTGAATGCAGACGCCTGCAGCTCCCAAGCCCTTAACAGGAATGAATGAGTCGGTCTGCAgtgcaggtggggagggaggcactGGCCTCAGCCCTGAGGCAGCTGCTGCTCTGGCCCCTGTCACTCTGAGGCAGCGTGAGCCCAGTGATTTGGGAGGAGAAGCCAAGGTCTAGAGTTTTAAGTAAATTCTCCCCATTTGTTAGTGATTAACTCCCATTTCTTAGACTCTGGAGACCCCGTGGATGGCCTCTGTTCTGGGAAGTAAGGCCTGTCAGTTCTGGGCCCCACACTGATCCTATACTCAGGAGCCCTCTTcccgccccaccccagaccaGACACAGGGTCCTCACCTCCGCCTTTAGCCGGGCCACTAAGGACCCGTTTGCACCATCCCGGGTCGCGGGTGTTTTGGGCTTCGCCGCCACCCACAACCTCTACTCGATGACTGACTGTGCCCACAAGATcctgcctgtgctctgcagcctcACCGTGGATCCTGAGAGATCCGTGCGGGACCAGGTAGGGCACAGCTGGGGCTGGGCCCTGGAGCTGGGGCTCTGGGGGATACCTGGGCCCTAGCTGGCCTGGCAGGCTCACGGGAACCTTGgaggccccagctctgccccttgctACCCCACAGGCCTTCAAGGCCATTCGAAGCTTCCTGTCCAAACTGGAGTCTGTGTCGGAGGACCCCACCCAGCTGGCCGAAGCCGGTGAGTGGCCCACACTCGTGTTCCCTGTGACTCTTGCCACATTCTTAACTGTCACCTGTCATGGCCCCCTTCTACCTCATTGGAGCGTCCGAAAGCTGGAAGAACCCTAGAGGACAGACTGTAcatcactcccccacccccatctcacaGTTGGGAGAACACAGTACCTGGAGAAGGGGGACGCCCACTGCAGGTTGCTCTGTTTCAGTTCTTGCCCTCCTACCACCCTCCCCATGGAAGCCTGAGGTGTCCATACCTGTCTCTCCTGTCACTGCCCAGAGAAGGACGTCCA
Protein-coding regions in this window:
- the SCYL1 gene encoding N-terminal kinase-like protein isoform X2, which translates into the protein MWFFARDPVRDFPFELSPELPEGGPPGPWVLHRGRKKATGSPVSIFVYDVKPGVEEQTQVAKAAFKRLKTLRHPNILAYIDGLETDRCLHIVTEAVTPLGAYLKARAEAGDLRELELSWGLHQIVKALSFLVNDCSLIHNNVCMAAVFVDRAGEWKLGGLDYMYSAQGNGGGPPRKGIPELEQYDPPELADGSGRAAREKWSADMWRLGCLIWEVFNGPLPRAAALRNPGKIPKSLVPHYCELVGANPKVRPNPARFLQNCRAPGGFMNNRFVETNLFLEEIQIKEPAEKQKFFQELSKSLDSFPEDFCRHKVLPQLLTAFEFGSAGAVVLTPLFKVGKFLGAAEYQRKIIPVVVKMFSSTDRAMRIRLLQQMEQFIQYLDEPTVNTQIFPHVVHGFLDTNPAIREQTVKSMLLLAPKLNETNLNVELMKHFARLQAKDEQGPIRCNTTVCLGKIGSYLSAGTRHRVLTSAFSRATKDPFAPSRVAGVLGFAATHNLYSMTDCAHKILPVLCSLTVDPERSVRDQAFKAIRSFLSKLESVSEDPTQLAEAEKDVHAASSPGMGGAAASWAGWAVTGVSSLTSKLIRAHPTAAPAETNVPQRPVPEGLPAPAPTPVPATPTTSDHWETQEESKDAEEDSTAADRWDDEDWGSLEQEAESVLAQQDNWSTGGQASWAGQTSNPGHKSQESDWSSWEAEDAWEQGWQEPSPPEPPPEGTRLASEYNWGGPEPSDKGDPFAALSVRREAGAQPRRDSWGDDNWEGLEAESRQAKAELARKKREERRREMEAKRAEKKTAKGPMKLGTRKLD
- the SCYL1 gene encoding N-terminal kinase-like protein isoform X5; protein product: MWFFARDPVRDFPFELSPELPEGGPPGPWVLHRGRKKATGSPVSIFVYDVKPGVEEQTQVAKAAFKRLKTLRHPNILAYIDGLETDRCLHIVTEAVTPLGAYLKARAEAGDLRELELSWGLHQIVKALSFLVNDCSLIHNNVCMAAVFVDRAGEWKLGGLDYMYSAQGNGGGPPRKGIPELEQYDPPELADGSGRAAREKWSADMWRLGCLIWEVFNGPLPRAAALRNPGKIPKSLVPHYCELVGANPKVRPNPARFLQNCRAPGGFMNNRFVETNLFLEEIQIKEPAEKQKFFQELSKSLDSFPEDFCRHKVLPQLLTAFEFGSAGAVVLTPLFKVGKFLGAAEYQRKIIPVVVKMFSSTDRAMRIRLLQQMEQFIQYLDEPTVNTQIFPHVVHGFLDTNPAIREQTVKSMLLLAPKLNETNLNVELMKHFARLQAKDEQGPIRCNTTVCLGKIGSYLSAGTRHRVLTSAFSRATKDPFAPSRVAGVLGFAATHNLYSMTDCAHKILPVLCSLTVDPERSVRDQAFKAIRSFLSKLESVSEDPTQLAEAEKDVHAASSPGMGGAAASWAGWAVTGVSSLTSKLIRAHPTAAPAETNVPQRPVPEGLPAPAPTPVPATPTTSDHWETQEESKDAEEDSTAADRWDDEDWGSLETSNPGHKSQESDWSSWEAEDAWEQGWQEPSPPEPPPEGTRLASEYNWGGPEPSDKGDPFAALSVRREAGAQPRRDSWGDDNWEGLEAESRQAKAELARKKREERRREMEAKRAEKKTAKGPMKLGTRKLD
- the SCYL1 gene encoding N-terminal kinase-like protein isoform X3; translated protein: MWFFARDPVRDFPFELSPELPEGGPPGPWVLHRGRKKATGSPVSIFVYDVKPGVEEQTQVAKAAFKRLKTLRHPNILAYIDGLETDRCLHIVTEAVTPLGAYLKARAEAGDLRELELSWGLHQIVKALSFLVNDCSLIHNNVCMAAVFVDRAGEWKLGGLDYMYSAQGNGGGPPRKGIPELEQYDPPELADGSGRAAREKWSADMWRLGCLIWEVFNGPLPRAAALRNPGKIPKSLVPHYCELVGANPKVRPNPARFLQNCRAPGGFMNNRFVETNLFLEEIQIKEPAEKQKFFQELSKSLDSFPEDFCRHKVLPQLLTAFEFGSAGAVVLTPLFKVGKFLGAAEYQRKIIPVVVKMFSSTDRAMRIRLLQQMEQFIQYLDEPTVNTQIFPHVVHGFLDTNPAIREQTVKSMLLLAPKLNETNLNVELMKHFARLQAKDEQGPIRCNTTVCLGKIGSYLSAGTRHRVLTSAFSRATKDPFAPSRVAGVLGFAATHNLYSMTDCAHKILPVLCSLTVDPERSVRDQAFKAIRSFLSKLESVSEDPTQLAEAEKDVHAASSPGMGGAAASWAGWAVTGVSSLTSKLIRAHPTAAPAETNVPQRPVPEGLPAPAPTPVPATPTTSDHWETQEESKDAEEDSTAADRWDDEDWGSLEGPPHPVTSKEKSLPGLQPTSPPWGWAQHGLSRRPNLCWPSRTTGVLGAKPAGLGRPATLVTNPRSQTGAAGKPRTHGSRAGRSQAPRSHPLRAHGWPASITGVDRSLVTKATPLLPCQCVGRLVPSRGGTRGVMTTGRAWRPRADRPRQS
- the SCYL1 gene encoding N-terminal kinase-like protein isoform X1, with the translated sequence MWFFARDPVRDFPFELSPELPEGGPPGPWVLHRGRKKATGSPVSIFVYDVKPGVEEQTQVAKAAFKRLKTLRHPNILAYIDGLETDRCLHIVTEAVTPLGAYLKARAEAGDLRELELSWGLHQIVKALSFLVNDCSLIHNNVCMAAVFVDRAGEWKLGGLDYMYSAQGNGGGPPRKGIPELEQYDPPELADGSGRAAREKWSADMWRLGCLIWEVFNGPLPRAAALRNPGKIPKSLVPHYCELVGANPKVRPNPARFLQNCRAPGGFMNNRFVETNLFLEEIQIKEPAEKQKFFQELSKSLDSFPEDFCRHKVLPQLLTAFEFGSAGAVVLTPLFKVGKFLGAAEYQRKIIPVVVKMFSSTDRAMRIRLLQQMEQFIQYLDEPTVNTQIFPHVVHGFLDTNPAIREQTVKSMLLLAPKLNETNLNVELMKHFARLQAKDEQGPIRCNTTVCLGKIGSYLSAGTRHRVLTSAFSRATKDPFAPSRVAGVLGFAATHNLYSMTDCAHKILPVLCSLTVDPERSVRDQAFKAIRSFLSKLESVSEDPTQLAEAEKDVHAASSPGMGGAAASWAGWAVTGVSSLTSKLIRAHPTAAPAETNVPQRPVPEGLPAPAPTPVPATPTTSDHWETQEESKDAEEDSTAADRWDDEDWGSLEGPPHPVTSKEKSLPGLQPTSPPWGWAQHGLSRRPNLCWPSRTTGVLGAKPAGLGRPATLVTNPRSQTGAAGKPRTHGSRAGRSQAPRSHPLRAHGWPASITGVDRSLVTKATPLLPCQCVGRLVPSPHFPFQPRRDSWGDDNWEGLEAESRQAKAELARKKREERRREMEAKRAEKKTAKGPMKLGTRKLD